The Streptomyces sp. NBC_00344 genome includes a window with the following:
- the rpoB gene encoding DNA-directed RNA polymerase subunit beta: protein MAASRNASTSNTNNAASTAPLRISFAKIREPLEVPNLLALQTESFDWLLGNAAWKGRVEAALESGQDVPTKSGLEEIFEEISPIEDFSGSMSLTFRDHRFEPPKNSIDECKDRDFTFAAPLFVTAEFTNNETGEIKSQTVFMGDFPLMTNKGTFVINGTERVVVSQLVRSPGVYFDSSIDKTSDKDIFSAKIIPSRGAWLEMEIDKRDMVGVRIDRKRKQSVTVLLKALGWTTEQILEEFGEYESMRATLEKDHTQGQDDALLDIYRKLRPGEPPTREAAQTLLENLYFNPKRYDLAKVGRYKVNKKLGAEEPLDAGVLTSDDIIATIKYLVKLHAGETETVGESGRSIVVETDDIDHFGNRRLRNVGELIQNQVRTGLARMERVVRERMTTQDVEAITPQTLINIRPVVASIKEFFGTSQLSQFMDQNNPLSGLTHKRRLSALGPGGLSRERAGFEVRDVHPSHYGRMCPIETPEGPNIGLIGSLASYGRVNAFGFVETPYRKVVEGVVTDDVDYLTADEEDRFVIAQANATLSEEMRFTEPRVLVRRRGGEVDYIPGDDVDYMDVSPRQMVSVATAMIPFLEHDDANRALMGANMMRQAVPLIQSEAPLVGTGMEYRCAVDAGDVLKAEKDGVVQEVSADYITIANDDGTYSTYRIAKFSRSNQGTSVNQKVVVNEGDRVIENQVLADGPATENGEMALGKNLLVAFMPWEGHNYEDAIILSQRLVQDDVLSSIHIEEHEVDARDTKLGPEEITRDIPNVSEEVLADLDERGIIRIGADVVAGDVLVGKVTPKGETELTPEERLLRAIFGEKAREVRDTSLKVPHGEIGKVIGVRVFDREEGDELPPGVNQLVRVYVAQKRKITDGDKLAGRHGNKGVISKILPIEDMPFLEDGTPVDIILNPLGVPSRMNPGQVLEIHLGWLASQGWKVEGNEEWMERLKSIGADDVAPGTNVATPVFDGAREDEISGLFESTIPNRDGDRMVLPSGKARMFDGRSGEPFPDPISVGYMYILKLHHLVDDKLHARSTGPYSMITQQPLGGKAQFGGQRFGEMEVWALEAYGAAYALQELLTIKSDDVTGRVKVYEAIVKGENIPEPGIPESFKVLIKEMQSLCLNVEVLSSDGMSIEMRDTDEDVFRAAEELGIDLSRREPSSVEEV from the coding sequence TTGGCCGCCTCGCGCAACGCCTCGACCTCCAATACGAACAACGCCGCCAGCACCGCCCCGCTGCGCATCTCCTTTGCAAAGATCAGGGAGCCCCTCGAGGTTCCGAACCTCCTTGCGCTGCAGACCGAGAGCTTTGACTGGCTGCTCGGGAACGCCGCTTGGAAGGGTCGCGTCGAGGCCGCTCTCGAGAGTGGACAGGACGTTCCCACCAAGTCCGGTCTGGAAGAGATCTTCGAAGAGATCTCGCCCATCGAGGACTTCTCGGGGTCGATGTCGCTGACGTTCCGCGACCACCGTTTCGAGCCCCCGAAGAACTCGATCGACGAGTGCAAGGACCGCGACTTCACGTTCGCGGCCCCGCTCTTCGTCACAGCCGAGTTCACCAACAACGAGACCGGCGAGATCAAGTCCCAGACGGTCTTCATGGGCGACTTCCCGCTCATGACCAACAAGGGCACCTTCGTCATCAACGGCACCGAGCGTGTCGTGGTGTCCCAGCTGGTGCGCTCGCCGGGTGTCTACTTCGACTCCTCGATCGACAAGACGTCCGACAAGGACATCTTCTCCGCCAAGATCATCCCTTCCCGGGGTGCCTGGCTGGAGATGGAGATCGACAAGCGCGACATGGTCGGTGTCCGCATCGACCGCAAGCGCAAGCAGTCCGTCACCGTGCTCCTCAAGGCCCTCGGCTGGACGACCGAGCAGATCCTCGAGGAGTTCGGCGAGTACGAGTCGATGCGCGCCACCCTGGAGAAGGACCACACCCAGGGCCAGGACGACGCGCTGCTCGACATCTACCGCAAGCTGCGTCCGGGCGAGCCGCCCACGCGTGAGGCTGCTCAGACGCTGCTCGAGAACCTCTACTTCAACCCGAAGCGCTACGACCTCGCCAAGGTCGGCCGCTACAAGGTGAACAAGAAGCTCGGCGCCGAAGAGCCGCTCGACGCCGGTGTGCTCACCAGCGACGACATCATCGCCACCATCAAGTACCTGGTCAAGCTGCACGCGGGCGAGACCGAGACGGTCGGCGAGTCCGGACGTTCGATCGTCGTCGAGACCGACGACATCGACCACTTCGGCAACCGTCGTCTGCGTAACGTCGGCGAGCTCATCCAGAACCAGGTCCGTACGGGCCTGGCCAGGATGGAGCGCGTGGTGCGTGAGCGGATGACGACCCAGGACGTCGAGGCGATCACGCCGCAGACCCTGATCAACATCCGGCCGGTCGTCGCCTCCATCAAGGAGTTCTTCGGCACCAGCCAGCTGTCGCAGTTCATGGACCAGAACAACCCGCTGTCGGGTCTCACCCACAAGCGCCGTCTGTCGGCGCTCGGCCCGGGTGGTCTCTCCCGTGAGCGGGCCGGCTTCGAGGTCCGTGACGTGCACCCGTCCCACTACGGCCGCATGTGCCCGATCGAGACCCCCGAAGGCCCGAACATCGGCCTGATCGGCTCGCTCGCCTCCTACGGCCGGGTCAACGCGTTCGGCTTCGTCGAGACGCCGTACCGCAAGGTCGTCGAAGGTGTCGTCACCGACGACGTCGACTACCTGACCGCCGATGAGGAAGACCGCTTCGTCATCGCCCAGGCCAACGCGACGCTGTCCGAGGAGATGCGGTTCACCGAGCCGCGCGTCCTGGTCCGCCGTCGTGGCGGCGAGGTCGACTACATCCCCGGCGACGACGTCGACTACATGGATGTCTCGCCGCGCCAGATGGTGTCGGTCGCGACCGCCATGATCCCGTTCCTCGAGCACGACGACGCCAACCGTGCCCTGATGGGCGCGAACATGATGCGTCAGGCCGTGCCGCTGATCCAGTCCGAGGCGCCGCTGGTCGGCACCGGCATGGAGTACCGCTGCGCGGTCGACGCCGGTGACGTCCTCAAGGCGGAGAAGGACGGTGTGGTCCAGGAGGTATCCGCGGACTACATCACCATCGCCAACGACGACGGCACGTACTCGACGTACCGCATCGCCAAGTTCTCCCGCTCGAACCAGGGCACATCGGTCAACCAGAAGGTCGTCGTCAACGAGGGCGACCGGGTCATCGAGAACCAGGTTCTGGCCGACGGTCCCGCGACCGAGAACGGCGAGATGGCGCTCGGCAAGAACCTGCTGGTCGCGTTCATGCCGTGGGAGGGTCACAACTACGAGGACGCGATCATCCTGTCGCAGCGCCTCGTGCAGGACGACGTCCTCTCCTCGATCCACATCGAGGAGCACGAGGTCGACGCCCGTGACACCAAGCTCGGCCCGGAGGAGATCACCCGGGACATCCCGAACGTCTCCGAGGAGGTCCTCGCGGACCTCGACGAGCGCGGCATCATCCGTATCGGTGCCGATGTCGTGGCCGGCGACGTCCTGGTCGGGAAGGTCACGCCCAAGGGCGAGACCGAGCTGACCCCGGAGGAGCGTCTGCTCCGTGCGATCTTCGGTGAGAAGGCGCGCGAGGTGCGCGACACCTCGCTGAAGGTGCCGCACGGCGAGATCGGCAAGGTCATCGGCGTCCGCGTCTTCGACCGTGAAGAGGGCGACGAGCTGCCGCCGGGCGTGAACCAGCTGGTCCGCGTCTACGTGGCACAGAAGCGCAAGATCACCGATGGTGACAAGCTCGCCGGCCGTCACGGCAACAAGGGCGTCATCTCGAAGATCCTGCCGATCGAGGACATGCCGTTCCTGGAGGACGGCACCCCGGTCGACATCATCCTCAACCCGCTGGGTGTCCCGTCCCGAATGAACCCGGGACAGGTCCTGGAGATCCACCTCGGCTGGCTCGCCAGCCAGGGCTGGAAGGTCGAGGGCAACGAGGAGTGGATGGAGCGCCTCAAGTCCATCGGCGCCGACGATGTCGCCCCCGGCACCAACGTCGCGACCCCGGTCTTCGACGGTGCCCGCGAGGACGAGATCTCCGGTCTCTTCGAGTCCACGATCCCCAACCGCGACGGCGACCGCATGGTCCTCCCGTCCGGTAAGGCCCGGATGTTCGACGGCCGCTCCGGTGAGCCGTTCCCGGACCCGATCTCGGTCGGGTACATGTACATCCTCAAGCTGCACCACCTGGTCGACGACAAGCTGCACGCCCGTTCGACCGGTCCGTACTCGATGATCACGCAGCAGCCGCTGGGTGGTAAGGCCCAGTTCGGCGGTCAGCGCTTCGGTGAGATGGAGGTGTGGGCGCTCGAGGCTTACGGCGCCGCTTACGCCCTCCAGGAGCTGCTGACGATCAAGTCCGACGACGTGACCGGCCGCGTGAAGGTGTACGAGGCCATCGTCAAGGGCGAGAACATCCCCGAGCCCGGCATTCCTGAGTCCTTCAAGGTCCTCATCAAGGAAATGCAGTCGCTCTGTCTCAACGTGGAGGTGCTGTCCTCGGACGGTATGTCCATCGAGATGCGCGACACGGACGAGGACGTCTTCCGTGCAGCGGAAGAGCTCGGTATCGACCTGTCCCGGCGCGAGCCGAGCAGCGTCGAAGAGGTCTGA
- the rplL gene encoding 50S ribosomal protein L7/L12, which produces MAKLSQGELLEQFETLTLIELSEFVKAFEEKFDVKAAAPVAVAAGAAAGAPAEAEAEQDEFDVILTGAGDKKIQVIKVVRELTSLGLKEAKDLVDGAPKPVLEKVAKDAAEKAAESLKGAGASVEVK; this is translated from the coding sequence ATGGCGAAGCTGTCCCAGGGCGAGCTGCTTGAGCAGTTCGAGACTCTGACCCTCATCGAGCTCTCCGAGTTCGTCAAGGCCTTCGAGGAGAAGTTCGACGTCAAGGCTGCCGCCCCGGTCGCCGTTGCCGCCGGTGCTGCCGCGGGCGCGCCCGCCGAGGCCGAGGCCGAGCAGGACGAGTTCGACGTCATCCTCACGGGTGCCGGCGACAAGAAGATCCAGGTCATCAAGGTCGTGCGTGAGCTGACCTCGCTGGGTCTCAAGGAGGCCAAGGACCTCGTGGACGGCGCCCCGAAGCCCGTCCTCGAGAAGGTCGCCAAGGACGCCGCCGAGAAGGCTGCCGAGTCCCTCAAGGGCGCCGGCGCCTCCGTCGAGGTCAAGTGA
- the rplJ gene encoding 50S ribosomal protein L10 gives MARPDKAAAVAELADQFRSSNAAVLTEYRGLTVAQLKQLRRSLGENAQYAVVKNTLTKIAANEAGINTLDDLFAGPTAVAFVTGDPVESAKGLRDFAKDNPDLIIKGGVLDGKALSADEIKKLADLESREVLLAKVAGGIKASMAKAAATFQAPLSEFVRTADALRAKAEQGGAGTPAPAEADAE, from the coding sequence ATGGCAAGGCCCGACAAGGCTGCCGCGGTAGCCGAGCTCGCGGACCAGTTCCGCAGCTCGAACGCCGCTGTGCTGACCGAGTACCGGGGTCTCACCGTGGCCCAGCTCAAGCAGCTGCGCCGTTCGCTCGGTGAGAACGCCCAGTACGCCGTGGTGAAGAACACGCTGACCAAGATCGCGGCCAACGAGGCCGGGATCAACACGCTGGACGACCTGTTCGCAGGTCCGACGGCGGTTGCCTTCGTCACCGGTGACCCGGTGGAGTCGGCGAAGGGTCTTCGTGACTTCGCCAAGGACAACCCCGATCTGATCATCAAGGGCGGTGTCCTTGATGGTAAGGCGCTGTCCGCCGATGAGATCAAGAAGCTTGCGGACCTCGAGTCCCGCGAGGTTCTGCTCGCCAAGGTGGCCGGTGGGATCAAGGCGTCGATGGCCAAGGCCGCGGCGACTTTCCAGGCCCCGCTGTCGGAGTTCGTCCGCACCGCGGACGCCCTTCGCGCCAAGGCCGAGCAGGGCGGTGCCGGTACGCCGGCTCCCGCCGAGGCCGACGCCGAGTAA
- the rplA gene encoding 50S ribosomal protein L1, translating to MKRSKTLRAADAKVDADKLYAPLEAVRLAKDTTATKFDGTVEVAMRLGVDPRKADQMVRGTVNLPHGTGKTARVLVFATGDRAAAAEAAGADIVGADELIDEVAKGRLDFDAVVATPDLMGKVGRLGRVLGPRGLMPNPKTGTVTPDVTKAVTDIKGGKIEFRVDKHSNLHFIIGKVSFDETKLVENYAAALEEVLRLKPSAAKGRYIKKATLATTMGPGIPLDANRTRNLLVEEDPAAV from the coding sequence GTGAAGCGCAGCAAGACTCTCCGCGCTGCGGACGCCAAGGTCGACGCGGACAAGCTGTATGCCCCGCTCGAGGCCGTCCGTCTCGCCAAGGACACCACCGCGACCAAGTTCGACGGCACCGTCGAGGTCGCCATGCGTCTGGGTGTTGACCCCCGCAAGGCGGACCAGATGGTCCGTGGCACCGTGAACCTGCCGCACGGCACCGGCAAGACCGCCCGGGTCCTGGTCTTCGCGACCGGTGACCGTGCTGCGGCCGCGGAGGCCGCGGGCGCCGACATCGTCGGCGCCGACGAGCTCATCGACGAGGTTGCGAAGGGCCGTCTGGACTTCGACGCCGTCGTCGCCACCCCGGACCTCATGGGCAAGGTCGGCCGCCTCGGCCGGGTGCTCGGTCCGCGTGGTCTGATGCCCAACCCGAAGACCGGAACGGTCACCCCTGATGTGACGAAGGCTGTCACGGACATCAAGGGCGGCAAGATCGAGTTCCGCGTCGACAAGCACTCGAACCTGCACTTCATCATCGGCAAGGTTTCCTTCGACGAGACGAAGCTGGTCGAGAACTACGCCGCGGCGCTGGAGGAAGTCCTCCGTCTGAAGCCGTCGGCCGCCAAGGGCCGCTACATCAAGAAGGCCACGCTGGCCACCACGATGGGCCCCGGCATCCCGCTGGACGCCAACCGCACCCGCAACCTCCTGGTCGAGGAGGACCCGGCCGCCGTCTGA
- the rplK gene encoding 50S ribosomal protein L11: protein MPPKKKKVTGLIKLQIKAGAANPAPPVGPALGQHGVNIMEFCKAYNAATESQRGMVVPVEITVYEDRSFTFITKTPPAAKLILKAAGVEKGSGEPHKTKVAKLTADQVREIATTKLPDLNANDLDAASKIIAGTARSMGITVEG from the coding sequence ATGCCTCCCAAGAAGAAGAAGGTCACGGGGCTTATCAAGCTCCAGATCAAGGCCGGTGCGGCCAACCCGGCTCCGCCGGTCGGCCCCGCACTGGGTCAGCACGGCGTCAACATCATGGAGTTCTGCAAGGCCTACAACGCCGCGACCGAGTCGCAGCGTGGCATGGTCGTGCCGGTGGAGATCACGGTCTACGAGGACCGTTCCTTCACCTTCATCACGAAGACTCCGCCGGCCGCGAAGCTGATCCTCAAGGCCGCAGGTGTGGAGAAGGGCTCCGGCGAGCCTCACAAGACCAAGGTCGCGAAGCTCACCGCCGACCAGGTCCGCGAGATCGCCACGACCAAGCTTCCCGACCTGAACGCCAACGACCTCGACGCCGCGTCGAAGATCATCGCTGGCACCGCCCGTTCGATGGGCATCACGGTCGAGGGCTGA
- the nusG gene encoding transcription termination/antitermination protein NusG: MSDPNLNEAVEPGESFESAEDELDIVEAADAVEPDQAEAADAVAGEPAEEAAVHTEGEAVAEAETAEDEEAVEAEAEAGDDEQAEAEDVPPVDPVEALRQELRGLPGEWYVIHTYAGYEKRVKANLEQRAVSLNVEEFIYQAEVPEEEIVQIKNGERKNVRQNKLPGYVLVRMDLTNESWGVVRNTPGVTGFVGNAYDPYPLTLDEIVKMLAPEAEEKAAREAAEAEGKPAPSRKVEVQVLDFEVGDSVTVTDGPFATLQATINEINADSKKVKGLVEIFGRETPVELSFDQIQKN; the protein is encoded by the coding sequence GTGTCTGACCCGAATCTGAACGAGGCCGTCGAGCCGGGCGAAAGCTTCGAGTCCGCGGAGGACGAGCTCGACATCGTCGAGGCGGCGGATGCTGTGGAGCCGGACCAGGCAGAAGCCGCTGACGCCGTTGCCGGCGAGCCCGCCGAAGAGGCCGCAGTGCACACCGAGGGCGAGGCCGTCGCCGAGGCCGAGACCGCTGAGGACGAAGAGGCCGTCGAAGCCGAAGCCGAGGCCGGCGACGACGAGCAGGCCGAGGCCGAGGACGTGCCCCCCGTCGACCCGGTGGAGGCCCTGCGCCAGGAGCTTCGCGGACTGCCCGGCGAGTGGTACGTCATCCACACGTACGCCGGTTACGAGAAGCGTGTGAAGGCGAACCTGGAGCAGCGTGCCGTCTCGCTGAACGTCGAGGAGTTCATCTACCAGGCCGAAGTGCCCGAGGAAGAGATCGTCCAGATCAAGAACGGCGAGCGCAAGAACGTCCGCCAGAACAAGCTTCCCGGTTACGTCCTGGTCCGTATGGACCTCACCAACGAGTCCTGGGGCGTGGTCCGCAACACCCCCGGCGTCACCGGATTCGTCGGCAACGCCTACGACCCGTACCCGCTGACCCTGGACGAGATCGTCAAGATGCTCGCCCCGGAGGCGGAGGAGAAGGCGGCCCGCGAGGCGGCCGAGGCCGAGGGCAAGCCGGCTCCGTCCCGCAAGGTCGAGGTCCAGGTGCTGGACTTCGAGGTCGGCGACTCGGTCACCGTCACCGACGGCCCGTTCGCGACGCTGCAGGCGACGATCAACGAGATCAACGCCGACTCGAAGAAGGTCAAGGGTCTCGTCGAGATCTTCGGCCGGGAGACCCCGGTCGAGCTCAGCTTCGACCAGATCCAGAAGAACTGA
- the secE gene encoding preprotein translocase subunit SecE, producing MTDAVGSIDVPDAQDEAPESKRARKGGKRGKKGPLGRLALFYRQIVAELRKVVWPTRSQLTTYTSVVIVFVVIMIGIVMVIDYGFNQAAKYIFG from the coding sequence GTGACGGACGCCGTCGGCTCCATCGACGTGCCTGATGCGCAGGATGAAGCGCCGGAGTCGAAGCGGGCGCGCAAGGGCGGAAAGCGTGGCAAGAAGGGCCCTCTGGGCCGTCTTGCTCTTTTCTACCGCCAGATTGTCGCCGAACTGCGCAAGGTTGTCTGGCCGACTCGTAGCCAGCTGACGACCTACACCTCCGTGGTGATCGTCTTCGTCGTGATCATGATCGGCATCGTGATGGTCATTGACTATGGTTTCAATCAAGCCGCCAAGTACATCTTTGGCTGA
- a CDS encoding pyridoxal phosphate-dependent aminotransferase codes for MSAATPPTERRVSARIGAISESATLAVDAKAKALKAAGRPVIGFGAGEPDFPTPGYIVEAAIEACRNPKYHRYTPAGGLPELKAAIAAKTLRDSGYEVDASQVLVTNGGKQAIYQAFAAILDPGDEVIVPAPYWTTYPESIRLAGGVPVDVVADETTGYRVSVEQLEAARTEKTKVVLFVSPSNPTGAVYSEADTEAIGKWAAEHGLWVLTDEIYEHLVYGDAKFTSLPAIVPELRDKCIVVNGVAKTYAMTGWRVGWFIGPKDIVKAAANLQSHATSNVANVSQAAALAAVSGDLDAVDEMRTAFDRRRKTIVRMLDEIDGVICPEPEGAFYAYPSVKGLIGKEIRGKRPQSSVELAALILDEVEVAVVPGEAFGTPGYLRLSYALGDDDLIEGVSRMQKLLGEAKA; via the coding sequence ATGAGCGCTGCAACTCCTCCGACCGAGCGCAGGGTCTCCGCCCGCATCGGTGCTATCTCCGAGTCCGCGACCCTGGCCGTCGACGCCAAGGCCAAGGCCCTCAAGGCCGCCGGGCGCCCGGTGATCGGCTTCGGTGCCGGTGAGCCCGACTTCCCCACGCCCGGCTACATCGTCGAGGCCGCGATCGAGGCCTGCCGCAACCCGAAGTACCACCGCTACACCCCGGCCGGCGGGCTCCCCGAGCTCAAGGCCGCCATCGCAGCGAAGACGCTGCGTGACTCCGGATACGAGGTCGACGCCTCCCAGGTGCTGGTCACCAACGGCGGCAAGCAGGCCATCTACCAGGCCTTCGCCGCGATCCTCGACCCGGGCGACGAGGTCATCGTCCCGGCCCCGTACTGGACGACCTACCCCGAGTCGATCCGGCTGGCGGGCGGTGTCCCGGTCGACGTGGTCGCCGACGAGACCACCGGCTACCGGGTCTCCGTCGAGCAGCTCGAAGCCGCCAGGACCGAGAAGACGAAGGTCGTCCTCTTCGTCTCCCCCTCGAACCCGACCGGCGCCGTGTACAGCGAGGCCGACACCGAGGCGATCGGGAAGTGGGCGGCCGAGCACGGGCTGTGGGTGCTGACCGACGAGATCTACGAACACCTGGTGTACGGCGACGCGAAGTTCACCTCGCTGCCGGCGATCGTCCCCGAGCTGCGCGACAAGTGCATCGTGGTCAACGGTGTCGCCAAGACCTACGCGATGACCGGCTGGCGCGTCGGGTGGTTCATCGGCCCCAAGGACATCGTGAAGGCCGCGGCCAATCTCCAGTCGCACGCCACGTCCAATGTCGCCAATGTCTCGCAGGCCGCCGCGCTGGCCGCCGTGTCGGGCGACCTGGACGCCGTCGACGAGATGCGCACCGCCTTCGACCGGCGCCGGAAGACCATCGTCCGGATGCTCGACGAGATCGACGGTGTGATCTGCCCCGAGCCCGAGGGCGCCTTCTACGCGTACCCCTCGGTGAAGGGACTCATCGGCAAGGAGATCCGGGGCAAGCGCCCGCAGAGCTCGGTGGAGCTCGCCGCGCTGATCCTCGACGAGGTCGAGGTGGCCGTGGTGCCCGGTGAGGCCTTCGGCACCCCCGGTTATCTGCGGCTCTCCTACGCGCTGGGCGACGACGACCTGATCGAGGGCGTCTCCCGGATGCAGAAGCTGCTGGGCGAGGCCAAGGCCTGA